A DNA window from Candidatus Dormiibacterota bacterium contains the following coding sequences:
- the gndA gene encoding NADP-dependent phosphogluconate dehydrogenase: MSVIAVVGLATMGMNLARNLARNGFGVSVYNRTTLRVDDFMKQFGAEGAFTAAHTPQELAAQLEKPRRILMMVKAGPPVDETIDHLVPHLEAGDILIDGGNSYFLDTVRRGKALEARGLRFIGTGVSGGEEGALLGPSIMPGGARDAYQRVEPMLTKISAHVDGEPCCTYIGPDGAGHYVKMVHNGIEYADIQLIAEAYDLLSHALNLGAEELSRIFAEWNRGDLESYLIQITSEVLAKRDRATGRPLVDVILDEAVQKGTGKWASQSALDLGIPVTTITEAVFARFLSALKADRQLASRTLAGPNGAMRDAAPGSLVDDVRSALYASKMVAYAQGFEQMQAASNEYGWDLKLGAIARIWRGGCIIRARFLNRITDAYAAEPALKNLLLAPYFRDAMASAQDAWRRVLGVAVDRGIPVPAFSSSLAYYDAYRRDRLPANLVQGLRDYFGAHSYKRVDREGSFHTRWAQDGEEVPIP; this comes from the coding sequence GTGAGCGTCATCGCCGTCGTTGGGCTGGCCACGATGGGCATGAACCTCGCCCGCAACCTTGCGCGAAATGGGTTCGGCGTTTCCGTCTACAACCGCACCACGTTGCGCGTTGACGACTTCATGAAGCAGTTCGGGGCGGAGGGCGCGTTCACAGCGGCCCATACGCCGCAGGAACTGGCGGCCCAGTTGGAGAAGCCGCGCAGGATCCTGATGATGGTCAAGGCCGGGCCCCCGGTCGACGAGACCATCGATCACCTTGTACCGCATCTGGAGGCGGGCGACATTCTCATCGACGGCGGCAACTCGTACTTCCTCGACACCGTGCGGCGGGGCAAGGCGCTGGAGGCACGCGGTCTTCGCTTCATCGGCACGGGCGTCTCGGGCGGGGAGGAAGGGGCGTTGCTCGGGCCCAGCATCATGCCGGGTGGCGCGCGCGACGCGTATCAGCGGGTGGAGCCGATGCTTACCAAGATCAGCGCCCACGTCGACGGCGAACCGTGTTGCACCTACATCGGTCCGGACGGCGCCGGCCATTACGTCAAGATGGTCCACAACGGCATCGAGTACGCCGACATTCAGCTGATCGCCGAGGCCTACGACCTGCTCAGCCACGCGCTCAACCTTGGTGCGGAAGAGCTCTCGCGCATCTTTGCCGAATGGAACAGGGGCGACCTCGAGTCGTACCTGATCCAGATCACGTCCGAGGTGCTGGCTAAGCGCGATCGCGCGACCGGCCGGCCGCTCGTCGACGTCATCCTCGACGAGGCAGTGCAGAAAGGCACGGGCAAGTGGGCGTCGCAATCGGCACTCGACCTGGGGATCCCGGTGACCACCATCACCGAGGCGGTCTTCGCCCGATTCCTGTCGGCGCTCAAGGCCGACCGGCAACTCGCCTCACGGACGCTTGCCGGCCCGAACGGCGCGATGCGGGATGCCGCGCCCGGCTCGCTGGTTGACGACGTGCGCAGCGCGCTCTACGCCTCGAAGATGGTGGCCTATGCGCAGGGATTTGAGCAGATGCAAGCGGCATCCAACGAGTACGGCTGGGACCTGAAGCTGGGGGCGATCGCCCGGATCTGGCGCGGCGGCTGCATCATTCGCGCCCGCTTCCTCAACCGGATCACGGATGCCTATGCGGCAGAGCCCGCGTTGAAGAACCTCCTCCTGGCGCCCTACTTCCGCGACGCGATGGCGTCGGCGCAGGATGCCTGGCGGCGGGTACTCGGCGTCGCGGTCGACCGCGGGATCCCGGTGCCGGCATTCTCGTCGTCGCTCGCTTACTACGACGCCTATCGGCGGGACCGCTTGCCCGCGAACCTCGTGCAGGGCCTCCGCGACTACTTTGGGGCCCATAGCTACAAGCGGGTCGACCGGGAAGGGTCGTTCCATACACGCTGGGCTCAGGATGGGGAGGAGGTGCCGATCCCGTAG
- a CDS encoding FMN-binding protein produces MPTRAAVAIVATGIAVVLLFSFKTPAQARPRIPAADVSQASLTPTASATPSDSSAPTPTPSPTGATYKDGQYTGQDFPNQFGDTQVKVTIVGGRITDVQALQLPFDRQRSAEISQYASPRLQDEVLQAQTAQIDSLSGATYTSDSYAQSVQSALDQAHG; encoded by the coding sequence ATGCCAACCCGCGCCGCCGTTGCCATCGTCGCCACCGGCATCGCGGTCGTGCTGCTCTTCAGTTTCAAGACGCCGGCGCAGGCGCGACCGCGCATCCCGGCTGCCGATGTCTCCCAGGCAAGCCTAACTCCCACAGCATCGGCGACGCCGAGTGACTCCAGCGCGCCGACGCCCACGCCGTCGCCCACCGGCGCGACGTATAAAGACGGGCAGTACACCGGTCAGGACTTCCCCAACCAGTTCGGCGATACCCAGGTGAAGGTGACGATCGTCGGCGGACGAATCACCGACGTGCAGGCGCTGCAGCTGCCGTTCGACCGGCAGCGGTCGGCGGAGATAAGCCAGTACGCCTCCCCGCGGCTACAGGACGAGGTTTTGCAAGCGCAGACTGCCCAGATCGACAGCCTCTCCGGCGCGACCTATACAAGCGACTCGTATGCCCAGTCCGTGCAATCCGCGCTCGACCAGGCCCATGGTTGA
- a CDS encoding FAD:protein FMN transferase, whose amino-acid sequence MTRRVRVEHIMGTAISIDLRDAGVEDEAVEGAFDWLREVDARFSPFQPESEISRLGRGELTLEECAVDVGEVVSQCEDLRLETGGVFNAWRWRPDGRLDPSGLVKGWSVERAAALLARAGARNFCINAGGDIVVRGKPEPGRSWRIGIRHPRDATALAAMLHATDLAVATSGNYERGDHIRDARTGMPNGELLSLTVAGPSLTLADAYATVGFAMGIAGVAWVAGRSGYSPYAVTREGRVKYTDPFAALLATAD is encoded by the coding sequence GTGACCCGCCGCGTACGGGTCGAGCACATCATGGGAACCGCGATTTCGATCGACCTCCGGGACGCCGGAGTCGAGGACGAGGCGGTAGAGGGAGCGTTCGATTGGTTGCGAGAGGTGGATGCGCGGTTCAGCCCCTTCCAACCAGAGAGTGAGATCAGCCGTCTCGGCCGCGGTGAGTTGACACTCGAAGAGTGCGCGGTCGACGTGGGCGAGGTGGTGTCGCAGTGCGAGGATTTACGCCTCGAGACCGGCGGCGTGTTCAACGCCTGGCGCTGGCGACCGGACGGCCGGCTCGATCCCTCGGGCCTGGTGAAGGGATGGTCTGTGGAGCGTGCCGCGGCGCTGCTCGCGCGTGCCGGCGCGCGTAACTTTTGTATCAACGCCGGGGGCGACATCGTGGTCCGCGGTAAGCCCGAGCCGGGGCGTTCATGGCGGATCGGCATCCGCCATCCGCGGGATGCAACGGCGCTCGCGGCCATGCTCCATGCGACGGATCTGGCGGTTGCAACGAGCGGGAACTACGAGCGAGGTGACCACATCCGCGACGCACGGACCGGGATGCCGAACGGAGAGTTGCTCAGCCTGACCGTGGCCGGCCCGAGCCTGACGCTGGCCGATGCCTATGCCACCGTGGGTTTTGCGATGGGCATCGCCGGTGTCGCATGGGTAGCCGGTCGATCAGGCTATTCGCCATATGCGGTGACGCGCGAAGGCCGCGTGAAGTACACGGACCCCTTCGCGGCGCTCCTGGCGACTGCCGACTAA
- a CDS encoding Tim44-like domain-containing protein — MPKFPPLEKDPFDTDDDIQRLAKVSGQSVTAQSRQQLLARDPSFDDASFLNQAKATFMTLQKARADRTLESFRTQLTDLMYNQWKARADAQSARHRRTVLTRLDIDTASIARILVEPDADIITVEFEGTVVIGALDERSGRMPTGTPIPDGFTEYWTFVRHPGNPNWLLDEVGGPADWRLAS, encoded by the coding sequence ATGCCCAAATTCCCCCCGCTTGAGAAGGACCCGTTTGACACCGACGACGATATTCAGCGGCTCGCCAAGGTCAGCGGGCAGTCGGTGACAGCCCAGTCCCGGCAGCAGCTGCTTGCCCGCGATCCCTCGTTCGACGACGCGTCGTTCCTTAACCAGGCAAAGGCCACCTTCATGACCCTGCAGAAGGCCCGGGCCGACCGCACGCTGGAGTCGTTCCGGACCCAGCTCACCGACCTCATGTACAACCAATGGAAGGCGCGCGCGGACGCCCAGTCAGCCCGGCATCGCCGGACCGTGCTCACTCGGCTCGATATCGACACCGCGAGCATTGCCCGGATTCTTGTCGAACCTGACGCCGACATCATCACCGTCGAGTTCGAGGGCACCGTCGTCATTGGCGCCCTGGACGAACGTAGCGGACGGATGCCCACCGGCACACCAATTCCAGATGGCTTTACCGAATACTGGACCTTTGTCCGACATCCGGGCAACCCCAACTGGCTCCTCGACGAGGTGGGTGGCCCGGCTGACTGGCGCCTAGCCAGCTAA
- a CDS encoding HAD family hydrolase, whose translation MAEPVPALLFDLDGTLVDSVYQHVLAWHEVLAKAGMELSVWRIHRRIGMSGGLFVNALLRETGKKLSAEEAKRLLAQHAEAFVGRLGEVRPLPGAHDLLSRLTRQNVPWAIATSGSTKTAGPSIKLLGVEPKVVITREDVAHAKPDPDLFLAAAARLGVDIAHSIVFGDSVWDLLAAQRARALGVGLLSGGYGREELQQAGAYRVYEDPRDLLLHLDEVGVREPAGEPAAAGAAGGTPIVRASR comes from the coding sequence GTGGCGGAACCGGTGCCGGCGCTGCTCTTCGACCTCGATGGAACCCTGGTCGATAGTGTCTATCAGCACGTGCTCGCATGGCACGAGGTGCTTGCAAAAGCCGGCATGGAGCTGTCCGTCTGGCGGATCCACCGGCGCATCGGGATGAGCGGTGGCCTCTTCGTCAACGCGTTGCTGCGCGAGACCGGCAAGAAGCTCAGCGCTGAGGAGGCGAAGCGCCTTCTCGCCCAACACGCCGAGGCCTTCGTAGGCCGGCTCGGCGAGGTCCGCCCACTGCCCGGGGCCCACGACCTGCTGAGCAGGCTGACCCGGCAGAACGTGCCGTGGGCGATCGCCACCAGCGGCAGCACCAAGACCGCAGGTCCATCGATCAAGTTGCTCGGCGTGGAGCCGAAGGTCGTGATCACCCGCGAGGACGTGGCCCATGCCAAGCCCGACCCTGACCTGTTCCTGGCGGCCGCCGCTCGTCTGGGGGTCGACATCGCTCACTCGATCGTTTTCGGCGACAGCGTCTGGGACCTGTTGGCCGCACAGCGGGCGCGCGCGTTGGGCGTCGGGTTGCTGTCGGGCGGCTACGGTCGGGAGGAGTTGCAGCAGGCCGGTGCCTACCGGGTCTACGAGGATCCGCGTGACCTGCTGCTGCACCTCGACGAAGTCGGCGTACGAGAACCAGCGGGTGAGCCCGCTGCCGCCGGCGCAGCGGGGGGTACCCCGATTGTTAGGGCATCCCGCTAG
- a CDS encoding Ku protein — MARAVWSGTISFGLVSVPVRLYPATRRKDVRFHEIDRSSGQRIRHQKVIEVAAATPTLPERLKRSLGTKAPLAWADGPGGGRVGVGGDPTPRPVTRDDVVKGFEVAKDRYVTVDREELEELAPERTRTIDVEQFVDASAVDPIYFDVSYYAVPDRDYERAYGLLVDAMRDTGKMAICWFVLRRKRYLAALRPHGRLMVLTTMFHADEILPAAGLEPSKPADLRKNEREMASLLINTLSGPFEPERYPDAYRQRLTALIEGRAASARPAGIGVPAGTGVQDLMSALRASVEQARQASKNRGKPAARRKRKSA, encoded by the coding sequence ATGGCGCGTGCGGTGTGGTCGGGAACCATCAGCTTCGGCCTGGTCAGCGTGCCGGTGCGCCTATACCCGGCAACCCGACGGAAGGACGTTCGCTTTCACGAGATCGATCGGTCGAGCGGGCAGCGGATCCGCCACCAGAAGGTGATCGAGGTTGCCGCCGCCACCCCAACCCTCCCAGAACGTCTCAAACGCTCGCTTGGCACTAAAGCGCCGCTCGCGTGGGCCGACGGGCCCGGCGGGGGGAGGGTCGGGGTGGGGGGTGACCCGACGCCCCGCCCGGTCACCCGGGACGATGTCGTCAAGGGGTTCGAGGTCGCCAAGGACCGCTATGTCACGGTCGATCGCGAGGAGCTGGAGGAGCTCGCCCCCGAACGAACCCGGACCATCGACGTCGAGCAGTTCGTCGACGCGTCCGCGGTCGACCCGATCTACTTCGACGTCAGCTATTACGCCGTGCCCGACCGGGATTACGAGCGTGCCTATGGGTTGTTGGTCGATGCCATGCGGGACACCGGGAAGATGGCGATCTGCTGGTTCGTGCTGCGCCGCAAGCGATACCTTGCCGCGCTTCGTCCGCATGGCCGGCTCATGGTGCTGACCACCATGTTCCATGCCGACGAGATCCTGCCGGCAGCTGGCCTCGAACCGTCCAAGCCCGCGGACCTAAGGAAGAACGAACGCGAGATGGCGTCGCTGTTGATCAACACCCTATCCGGACCTTTCGAGCCCGAGCGTTATCCCGATGCGTATCGCCAGCGCCTCACTGCGCTGATCGAAGGCCGGGCCGCCTCTGCCCGCCCGGCGGGAATCGGGGTGCCGGCGGGCACCGGAGTGCAGGACCTGATGTCAGCGCTGCGGGCCAGCGTCGAGCAAGCGCGGCAGGCGTCCAAGAACCGCGGGAAGCCGGCGGCGCGGCGCAAGCGAAAGAGCGCCTGA
- a CDS encoding rhodanese-like domain-containing protein — MTFVPYWIDAAKAKETIEAGQAIVLDVTSPFIESAVRGRIPGAVRVSPRDLLDVNRHAADVVKGLPGLSHDKTIIAYCTCADEDASARLTRVLRGEGYDAWMLEGGLPAWRAAGYPMELNQAA, encoded by the coding sequence ATGACGTTTGTTCCCTACTGGATCGATGCCGCAAAAGCCAAGGAAACCATCGAGGCCGGCCAGGCGATCGTGCTGGACGTGACCTCCCCATTCATCGAGAGCGCCGTCCGGGGAAGGATCCCTGGGGCGGTTCGGGTGTCACCACGAGACCTCCTCGACGTGAATCGGCACGCCGCCGATGTCGTCAAGGGGCTGCCCGGCCTTTCCCATGACAAGACCATCATTGCCTACTGCACCTGCGCGGATGAGGATGCCAGCGCTCGGCTGACGCGAGTCCTGCGGGGCGAGGGCTATGACGCGTGGATGCTCGAGGGCGGATTGCCGGCGTGGCGCGCGGCGGGTTATCCGATGGAGCTCAACCAGGCAGCCTGA
- a CDS encoding VOC family protein encodes MLERALVESTIPAKDLERARAFYAEKLGLTPTSEERIGLRYRLADGTRFRLFRSGGVASGAHTQMALMVEDVVAAVKELRSRGLTFEEYDSPGLKTTDGIADVGYARAAWFKDSEGNLIGISQPSP; translated from the coding sequence ATCCTGGAGCGCGCGCTGGTCGAGTCGACGATCCCCGCCAAGGATCTCGAGCGCGCGAGGGCCTTTTACGCCGAAAAGCTCGGATTGACACCGACCAGCGAGGAGCGGATCGGTCTCCGCTACCGCCTCGCGGACGGCACGAGGTTCCGGCTCTTCCGCAGTGGCGGCGTGGCGTCCGGCGCCCACACCCAGATGGCGCTGATGGTCGAGGACGTGGTGGCGGCGGTCAAGGAGCTTCGTTCCCGCGGTCTCACCTTCGAGGAATACGACAGCCCAGGGCTCAAGACGACGGACGGGATCGCCGACGTGGGCTATGCCCGGGCCGCATGGTTCAAGGACAGCGAAGGCAACCTGATCGGGATCTCGCAGCCAAGCCCCTGA
- a CDS encoding DedA family protein produces MLNFLARNLDSVLATYGYLAVFFFVGIESIGIPVPGETMLVTAAIYAGTTGKLSIFWVIVASSAGAIVGDNIGYVIGRTGGYRLLKRYGRYIRLEEKRLRLGQYLFHKHGPKVVFFGRFVSVLRIFAAFLAGVNRMHWRRFLIFNAAGGIIWSTIYGVAAYLLGQQLLRLSGTVDAVLAVVGVIVIIAVIVFLRRNEARLQREADAAMPGRVEAAR; encoded by the coding sequence ATGCTTAATTTCCTCGCACGCAACCTCGACAGCGTGCTGGCCACCTATGGCTACCTCGCGGTCTTCTTCTTCGTGGGCATCGAGAGTATCGGCATTCCGGTTCCGGGGGAAACGATGCTGGTCACCGCCGCTATTTACGCGGGGACAACGGGCAAGCTCTCGATCTTCTGGGTGATCGTCGCCTCCTCGGCTGGTGCGATCGTCGGGGACAACATCGGGTACGTAATCGGCCGCACCGGCGGCTACCGGCTGCTCAAACGGTACGGGCGTTACATCCGTCTGGAGGAAAAGCGCCTGAGGCTCGGTCAATACCTGTTCCACAAACACGGGCCCAAAGTGGTGTTCTTCGGGCGATTCGTTTCTGTGCTGCGCATCTTTGCGGCCTTCCTTGCCGGCGTCAACCGCATGCACTGGCGCCGCTTCCTGATCTTCAATGCGGCGGGCGGCATCATCTGGTCAACGATCTACGGCGTCGCCGCTTACCTGCTGGGCCAGCAGTTGCTCCGGCTCTCGGGCACGGTCGACGCGGTACTGGCGGTCGTCGGCGTCATCGTGATCATCGCGGTCATCGTCTTTCTGCGGCGCAATGAGGCGCGGCTGCAGCGCGAGGCCGATGCCGCGATGCCGGGACGGGTCGAAGCGGCGCGCTAG
- a CDS encoding methylglyoxal synthase — MPKTSRLAIIAHDGKKADLVAFAVFNRDRLAEFKLVATSSTGKLLVEKVGLEVECLESGPVGGDVQIANRVVEGNVDAVIFMVDPLGQHPHDPDIQTLLRICNVANVPLATNSATADALIGSPLLTQLRAES, encoded by the coding sequence ATGCCAAAGACGTCCCGACTGGCGATCATCGCCCACGACGGAAAGAAAGCGGACCTCGTTGCGTTCGCGGTGTTCAATCGCGACCGCCTGGCCGAGTTCAAGCTCGTTGCCACGAGCTCGACGGGCAAGCTGCTGGTGGAAAAAGTCGGGCTCGAGGTCGAGTGTCTCGAATCAGGCCCCGTCGGCGGCGACGTCCAGATCGCAAACCGGGTGGTGGAAGGCAACGTCGACGCCGTGATCTTCATGGTTGATCCGCTCGGACAGCATCCTCACGACCCGGACATCCAGACGCTACTCCGGATCTGCAACGTGGCCAACGTACCGCTGGCGACGAACAGCGCGACGGCCGATGCCCTGATCGGCTCGCCGCTCCTTACGCAGCTTCGCGCCGAGAGCTAG
- a CDS encoding ferredoxin reductase family protein: MSIIARQETPDRRAGRAGHAARPRRLVLTAGDVILVVVINAALVVAMWVRHGALNQLGSPSAKLTAAGQLTALVGTYAALVQVLLMSRSPWLERRFGMDGLAQWHRWLGFSVTILISGHVILTTTGYAFGNGNSVLAEAWNLVTTYPYVLMATAATGLLIMVAVTSLRLARRRLTWETWRFLHLYAYLAIALAFGHELAVGTDFTDDAIARWYWIALYVAVGLCLLAFRVGHPWRMSLRHHLRVTQIVPEAPGVVSLYVTGRELDQLQARAGQYFRWRFLTRDGWWRTHPFSLSAPLNNRFLRLTVKGIGDDSRGLQGLHPGTRVAVEGPYGLFTAQRQRRPKVLLVAGGIGITPLRALIEEIPAKKNAIALIYRARSWEDVVFRDELEKLIRDRRGAIHYLIGQRGTPELPEDPLSEQTLRRLVPDVASRDIFVCGPASMMERVQGILRALGVPEQQIHFERFALL, encoded by the coding sequence ATGAGCATCATCGCGCGTCAGGAGACTCCCGACCGGCGAGCGGGCCGAGCCGGCCACGCCGCCCGTCCGCGGCGTCTCGTGCTTACCGCGGGCGACGTGATCCTGGTGGTGGTCATCAACGCCGCCCTCGTGGTCGCGATGTGGGTGCGGCACGGCGCCTTGAATCAGCTCGGCAGCCCATCCGCAAAGCTGACCGCCGCCGGCCAGCTGACGGCCCTGGTCGGCACCTACGCCGCGCTCGTCCAGGTCCTGTTGATGTCACGCAGCCCGTGGCTCGAACGCCGCTTCGGGATGGACGGCCTTGCCCAATGGCACCGGTGGCTGGGCTTCAGCGTCACGATCCTGATCAGCGGCCACGTGATCCTCACGACCACCGGCTATGCCTTTGGCAACGGCAATTCCGTCCTCGCGGAGGCCTGGAACCTGGTGACGACCTATCCCTATGTCCTGATGGCGACCGCGGCCACCGGCCTGTTGATCATGGTCGCCGTCACGTCCCTTCGGTTGGCGCGTCGGCGACTGACCTGGGAGACCTGGCGGTTCCTGCACCTCTACGCCTACCTGGCCATCGCGCTCGCCTTCGGCCATGAGCTGGCCGTCGGAACCGACTTCACGGATGACGCGATCGCCCGCTGGTACTGGATTGCCCTGTACGTGGCGGTTGGCCTTTGCCTTCTCGCTTTCCGCGTGGGCCATCCGTGGCGAATGAGCCTTCGCCATCACCTGCGCGTGACGCAGATCGTTCCCGAGGCGCCCGGCGTGGTTTCGCTCTATGTCACCGGGCGCGAGTTGGATCAGCTCCAGGCACGTGCCGGCCAGTATTTTCGGTGGCGTTTTTTGACGCGCGACGGCTGGTGGCGGACACACCCGTTCTCGCTCTCGGCTCCGCTCAACAACCGGTTTCTCCGCCTCACGGTCAAGGGCATCGGCGACGATAGCCGCGGGTTGCAGGGTCTCCACCCGGGCACGCGGGTCGCCGTCGAGGGCCCCTACGGGCTTTTCACCGCGCAGCGGCAGCGTCGCCCGAAGGTGCTCTTGGTCGCCGGCGGCATCGGCATCACGCCCCTCCGGGCCTTGATCGAGGAGATCCCCGCGAAGAAAAACGCCATCGCGCTTATCTATCGCGCACGGTCCTGGGAGGATGTTGTCTTCCGCGATGAGCTGGAGAAGCTCATCCGCGATCGCCGTGGAGCGATTCATTATCTGATTGGTCAGCGAGGCACGCCGGAGCTCCCGGAGGACCCGCTGTCCGAGCAGACGCTCCGGCGGCTGGTCCCCGACGTGGCGTCGCGCGACATCTTCGTCTGCGGGCCGGCATCGATGATGGAGCGGGTGCAGGGGATCCTCCGAGCTCTGGGCGTTCCTGAGCAGCAAATCCATTTCGAGCGCTTCGCGCTGCTGTGA
- a CDS encoding MarR family transcriptional regulator, whose amino-acid sequence MAVKVERKPKEALWSLLRDDAFASLRDDFTARVAECDLSLSQGKLIRELAKPESQRELARRLHYDPSNITSLADSLEERGLVERRADASDRRFRLLALTPAGERLRAALEELLAKPPHFLDRLTPAEQKQLLQLLAKLFETERRRSR is encoded by the coding sequence ATGGCCGTCAAAGTTGAAAGAAAACCCAAAGAGGCGCTCTGGAGCCTGCTCCGGGACGATGCCTTTGCCAGCCTGCGCGACGATTTCACGGCCCGAGTCGCCGAGTGCGACCTCTCCCTTTCCCAGGGCAAGCTGATTCGGGAGCTGGCCAAGCCGGAGTCGCAGCGTGAGCTCGCCCGCCGGCTCCACTACGATCCGTCCAATATCACGTCCCTGGCAGACTCACTCGAGGAGCGCGGCTTGGTCGAGCGCCGCGCGGATGCCTCGGATCGGCGCTTTCGCCTGCTGGCGCTGACGCCGGCGGGCGAACGGCTCCGTGCGGCGCTAGAGGAGCTGCTGGCCAAGCCGCCGCATTTCCTCGACCGGCTGACGCCGGCTGAGCAGAAACAGCTGCTGCAGCTGCTGGCCAAGCTCTTCGAGACCGAACGCCGCCGGTCCCGCTAG